A single region of the Alteriqipengyuania flavescens genome encodes:
- a CDS encoding MaoC family dehydratase: MIHYEDLVVGETEEFGAYEVTREEVIEFASKYDPQPFHLDDEAAAATHFGRLSASGWHTAAMTMRMMVDNFSKKQRASLGSPGIDELRWLKPVYPGDTLSVTSELIEKRRSKSRPEMGIMRAKSTTWNQHGEAVMTLVSNGLIKVRDPDAPID; the protein is encoded by the coding sequence GTGATCCACTACGAAGACCTCGTCGTCGGAGAGACCGAGGAATTCGGCGCGTACGAGGTCACGCGCGAAGAAGTGATCGAGTTCGCCTCGAAATACGATCCGCAGCCGTTCCACCTCGATGACGAGGCGGCCGCGGCTACCCATTTCGGCCGCCTGTCCGCCAGTGGGTGGCATACCGCCGCGATGACGATGCGGATGATGGTCGACAACTTCTCAAAGAAACAGCGCGCCAGCCTCGGCTCGCCTGGCATCGACGAGCTGCGCTGGCTCAAGCCCGTCTATCCGGGCGACACGCTTTCGGTGACGAGCGAGCTGATCGAGAAGCGCCGCAGCAAGTCGCGGCCCGAAATGGGCATCATGCGGGCGAAAAGCACCACCTGGAACCAGCACGGCGAAGCGGTGATGACGCTGGTTTCAAACGGCCTGATCAAGGTCCGCGATCCGGACGCGCCGATCGACTGA
- a CDS encoding glutaredoxin: protein MEKHVCPYGIKAKWLLESKGYTVEDHWLQSRNQTDAFKRQHSVETTPQVFIGDERIGGYTALRAYFDNPVTKSGETSYRPVIAVFAVALALAVSLSVGLLGGIGIRTAEWFVAFSMAMLAMLKLQDVEQFSTMFVGYDLLGARFVPYAYAYPFLEATAAVLMAGRILPWLSIPIAAVIGTIGAFSVYKAVYIDKRSIKCACVGGSGNVPLGFVSLTENLAMMGMAIWMLARNLA from the coding sequence ATGGAGAAACACGTCTGTCCCTATGGCATCAAGGCCAAGTGGCTGCTCGAAAGCAAGGGCTACACGGTCGAGGATCACTGGCTGCAAAGCCGCAACCAGACTGATGCCTTCAAGCGACAGCATTCGGTCGAGACCACGCCGCAAGTGTTCATCGGCGATGAGCGGATCGGCGGCTACACCGCCCTGCGCGCCTATTTCGACAATCCGGTAACCAAGTCCGGCGAAACGAGTTATCGCCCGGTCATCGCCGTGTTCGCCGTGGCGCTGGCCCTGGCCGTGTCGCTCTCGGTCGGTCTGCTGGGCGGCATCGGCATTCGCACGGCGGAGTGGTTCGTCGCCTTCTCGATGGCCATGCTCGCAATGCTGAAGTTGCAGGACGTCGAACAGTTTTCGACCATGTTCGTCGGCTACGACCTGCTCGGCGCGCGGTTCGTTCCGTATGCCTATGCCTACCCGTTCCTGGAGGCGACTGCCGCTGTTTTGATGGCCGGCCGTATCCTGCCGTGGCTGTCGATCCCGATTGCCGCAGTTATCGGCACCATCGGCGCCTTCAGCGTTTACAAGGCAGTCTATATCGACAAGCGCAGCATTAAATGCGCATGCGTGGGCGGCAGCGGCAATGTGCCGCTCGGCTTCGTTTCGCTGACGGAGAACCTGGCGATGATGGGCATGGCGATCTGGATGCTGGCGCGGAACCTCGCGTGA
- a CDS encoding DUF1206 domain-containing protein, translated as MVDKSEKFNWLVRVGYFSRAILYSVLGIIALTSASKIAEGTNGIFRAIEDFPAGTAILWLMVVGLVAYALFRLCSPLFDIENNGNDGKGWAKRIGHAGSAVGHLALAYSAYKFASSDPGTTEGGSGGSGGGAQEAASGVLSADFGGTVLGILGLIFFVVAVFQAKKGITGDFMHRISPQAPDATRWLGAAGFLARGVVYAVIGWSLVKAGFMSAGAEQVKTLGDAVASLAGEGLIFTLTAIGLLLFGLFSLVLARYRIIPELDSSAGVPSFRA; from the coding sequence ATGGTCGACAAGTCCGAAAAGTTTAACTGGCTGGTTCGCGTGGGCTATTTCAGCCGCGCGATCCTTTATTCCGTGCTTGGCATCATCGCACTCACTAGCGCGAGCAAGATCGCCGAAGGCACGAACGGGATATTCCGTGCCATCGAAGACTTCCCGGCCGGCACCGCAATCCTGTGGCTGATGGTCGTGGGCCTCGTCGCCTATGCCCTGTTCCGCCTGTGCTCGCCGCTGTTCGATATCGAGAATAACGGCAATGACGGCAAGGGCTGGGCCAAGCGGATCGGCCATGCCGGTAGCGCGGTTGGCCACCTCGCACTCGCCTACTCCGCCTACAAATTCGCCAGCAGCGATCCCGGCACGACCGAAGGCGGTTCGGGCGGCTCCGGCGGCGGAGCGCAGGAAGCCGCGTCTGGCGTATTGTCGGCGGACTTCGGCGGAACGGTTCTCGGCATCCTCGGCCTGATCTTTTTCGTCGTGGCGGTGTTCCAGGCGAAGAAGGGCATTACCGGGGACTTCATGCATCGCATCAGCCCGCAGGCGCCCGATGCCACGCGCTGGTTGGGCGCGGCAGGCTTCCTTGCCCGCGGCGTGGTCTATGCCGTGATCGGCTGGTCGCTGGTGAAGGCCGGCTTCATGTCCGCAGGCGCAGAGCAGGTGAAGACGTTGGGCGATGCGGTGGCCAGCCTGGCCGGCGAAGGCCTCATCTTCACGCTTACCGCTATCGGACTGCTGCTGTTCGGGCTCTTCAGCCTGGTGCTGGCCCGCTATCGCATCATTCCGGAGCTTGACAGCAGCGCCGGAGTCCCCAGCTTCCGTGCCTGA